ATCGCCCAGCCATACACAGGCCCATTGGTGAAAATAGAATCCGGAGGGATTGCCTTCAACGTAGATGAGCCCCGCCACTTCTTTCGCGGGAATCCCCACGGCACGTGCTAATCCGACAAAGAGCACGGTATGCTCTGTGCAATCACCTTCCATGCTATCCAGTACTTCCAAGGCATTGGACAAGCGGGCGGAATAGACATTACGCATATTCTTGCTTATCCATGTGCAGAGTGCACGGGCCGCTTTTAATGCGTCCTTCTCCTCCCCAATAATTTCACGCCCTTTTTGGATGAGCCGTTCATCGTCGCTTTGCACATAGGTGCTGGGCTTCAAATAAAATTGCACCGACTCTTCGGTAACAGGCAAGGTTGGTACAGGAAGAGGCGCAAGATCCGTTTTTTCTGCATAGAATCGGATCTGATCATTTGCAAAGGTCATGGTCTGACGACGATCATTGAAAACATGAGATTCGCGTAAGGGGCCATTCAGCATGAGATGGAGCCAGCCGCGCTGACGAGGATTGGCAATAGGCTTGTCAAGGAGCACCGCATTGGATACCATCGTGTCGACGCTATAATCTACGTCTTTCGCAGCATCCTCCGGCTCAAGGCGCGTGGTAAAGACTTCAGAAATGACATCTTCCACCGTAACCCCGCCTTCCGTGACGTAGGTGGAGGATTCAATATCCATCAAATCAATGACACTGTGGATTTCATAGACTTTGGTGGGTACGCCGTTGAACACGCGATTTTCCACATTAACAATGCGGCTGATCCCCGATACTTCTTTTTGGTACATAGGTTCAAAGGTCGAGAAATTAATCACGTCACCCGTTTCCGGACCGCTGCGCGCCCACAAGGCGTGGCGCAGCGCATCTTGTACCGTTTCGTTGGGCTCGGGAAATAAATCTTCCCGCGTTGATCCACCCAGTATACTGGTCATTTTCAGACCATTTTCTTGGACATGAGCAATAAAGCTGGAGGATTGAGAAGGATCGCTCATTTCCATGTCAATGCGCTGCAGCTTGCCTTTACTGTCGTAACTGCGCTTTGAATACATGTGCATGGCTTGTTTCGCACCGGACATGGTCACTTTGAAATGGGCGTCTTCGATCACTTCCGTCACGCCATTTTCATTGCGCCCGATTTGTTTCTCCATGAATCCCACTTTTTGGCCATTAAAATAGAGGCCATACCAGTTCTTGCCAAGGAAAGGCGTAATATCAAGGGGCTGACCGAAAACCATTGCCCCGTTCAAAAGTAAGATTGTCATACATAACCATTTCTTCATGCAGCAAAGATCCCTTCTATTGATTGCCCCTCATTCTAACGTATTACCGGGGTCAATGTGTACCCGCTTCCGGCGGTGTACTCCTTCGCCGGACATACTGCCCAAGCATTAGACTTATTTTTTAATGAACCTCTCTTGCAACAACTTGGTTCCGATCGCAGGTTCCTCCTCTGTCCATCTCCGAAAAAACCAAAGATTAAGAGCATCCGCTTTTAGGTCTTAATCCAAAAAGGTCGAACACATCAGTCTTCTTTGATTCATTCCTGCAGCACTTCGAACAGTCTGCGCGGAACAGGCTTCATT
The window above is part of the Candidatus Hydrogenedentota bacterium genome. Proteins encoded here:
- a CDS encoding transglutaminase domain-containing protein, whose product is MTILLLNGAMVFGQPLDITPFLGKNWYGLYFNGQKVGFMEKQIGRNENGVTEVIEDAHFKVTMSGAKQAMHMYSKRSYDSKGKLQRIDMEMSDPSQSSSFIAHVQENGLKMTSILGGSTREDLFPEPNETVQDALRHALWARSGPETGDVINFSTFEPMYQKEVSGISRIVNVENRVFNGVPTKVYEIHSVIDLMDIESSTYVTEGGVTVEDVISEVFTTRLEPEDAAKDVDYSVDTMVSNAVLLDKPIANPRQRGWLHLMLNGPLRESHVFNDRRQTMTFANDQIRFYAEKTDLAPLPVPTLPVTEESVQFYLKPSTYVQSDDERLIQKGREIIGEEKDALKAARALCTWISKNMRNVYSARLSNALEVLDSMEGDCTEHTVLFVGLARAVGIPAKEVAGLIYVEGNPSGFYFHQWACVWLGDWIDVDPAFNQLPVDVTHIRLSEGDLFRQAKILPLIGRLTIDVLDESPKSSAAKDTQSDAGEKEHEPAISSRPETDSPTAD